A DNA window from Pogona vitticeps strain Pit_001003342236 chromosome 2, PviZW2.1, whole genome shotgun sequence contains the following coding sequences:
- the SPRYD4 gene encoding SPRY domain-containing protein 4, which yields MAAPMWRGMRQQGCLLRGFGHRFVEAVPRKEISFKLDERTTHSSLDLCRKDTGVIYRMLGIDPTKAPQNPERFRDWAVVLADSAVSSGCHYWEVTVKRSQQFRIGVADVDVSREVCIGMDDRSWVFAYANRRWNAMFANETTPIHNIGKPERVGLFLDYEGKKLSLVDISKYVFIYSMPADFQGPVVPAFALWDGELLTHSGLNIPEQLNQN from the exons ATGGCGGCGCCCATGTGGAGAGGGATGAGGCAGCAAGGGTGTCTTTTGCGCGGCTTTGGGCATCGTTTTGTGGAAGCAGTGCCTCGGAAAG AGATCAGTTTCAAACTAGATGAGAGAACAACCCATAGCTCCTTGGATTTGTGCAGAAAGGACACTGGTGTTATCTACCGCATGCTTGGGATTGACCCAACCAAAGCCCCCCAGAACCCCGAACGCTTCAGAGATTGGGCTGTGGTACTGGCTGACAGTGCAGTGTCCAGTGGCTGCCATTACTGGGAAGTGACCGTCAAACGATCGCAGCAGTTCCGCATTGGGGTAGCAGATGTGGATGTTTCCCGGGAAGTCTGCATTGGAATGGATGACCGTTCCTGGGTCTTTGCCTATGCGAATCGGCGCTGGAATGCCATGTTTGCCAATGAAACGACTCCCATCCATAACATTGGCAAGCCAGAAAGAGTAGGTCTGTTCTTGGACTATGAAGGCAAGAAACTTAGCTTGGTGGATATTAGTAAATATGTGTTTATCTATAGCATGCCTGCTGATTTCCAAGGCCCTGTGGTGCCTGCCTTTGCCCTCTGGGATGGGGAACTGTTAACTCATTCAGGGCTCAATATACCTGAGCAGCTCAACCAAAACTGA